A region from the Flavobacterium enshiense genome encodes:
- a CDS encoding c-type cytochrome → MKKVGNHNSFSKKLIFSLAMVLSLSLSSLAQDAAAPAAGAGDPAKGKAIFNTNCAACHKLDAKSTGPALRGVADKYDKEWIYKWVHNSAEVIKSGDADAVKIFEEFNKTPMPGFPQLSTEDIDNILAYTSVKEEAPAAAVTAAAPGAAQEGGVSNNLILGVLAVVLMMLVAMLFFVKNVLNKIAAANGVEVPAKEKSLPLWKAFAKNQFLVLVSSIVMILIGMYFIYGYLMQIGVDQNYEPIQPIHYSHKIHAGDNKIECKYCHSSARVSKTAGIPSLNVCMNCHKNISEFQGDKDSSYVDYSKEFYTAEIQKLYDAVGWDKNTQSYTGKVKPVKWVRVHNLPDFVYFNHSQHVSVAGVECQKCHGKVETFEIMKQDQPLTMGWCVNCHRETDVKVEGNEYYAKIHEELSKKYGVDKLTAAQMGGLECGKCHY, encoded by the coding sequence ATGAAAAAAGTGGGTAACCATAATTCGTTTTCAAAAAAATTAATATTCAGCCTTGCGATGGTATTGTCGCTGTCGCTGAGTTCTTTAGCCCAAGATGCGGCTGCTCCTGCGGCCGGTGCTGGTGATCCAGCGAAAGGGAAAGCAATTTTTAATACAAACTGTGCTGCGTGTCATAAACTTGATGCAAAATCTACGGGGCCTGCCTTACGTGGTGTTGCAGATAAGTATGACAAGGAGTGGATTTACAAATGGGTGCACAATAGTGCCGAAGTGATCAAATCCGGTGATGCAGATGCGGTTAAGATATTTGAAGAGTTTAATAAGACTCCAATGCCTGGTTTTCCTCAGTTATCTACAGAGGATATCGATAATATTTTAGCATATACTTCTGTTAAGGAAGAAGCTCCAGCTGCTGCGGTTACTGCTGCTGCGCCGGGCGCTGCTCAGGAGGGTGGTGTTTCCAATAATCTGATATTGGGCGTCTTGGCGGTTGTTTTGATGATGTTGGTGGCAATGTTGTTCTTTGTTAAGAATGTGCTTAATAAGATCGCTGCTGCTAATGGTGTAGAAGTTCCTGCAAAAGAAAAGTCACTTCCGCTTTGGAAAGCATTCGCTAAAAATCAGTTTTTAGTTTTGGTTTCTTCTATTGTGATGATTTTGATAGGTATGTATTTTATCTATGGATATTTGATGCAAATTGGAGTAGATCAAAATTATGAGCCTATTCAGCCAATTCATTATTCACACAAAATCCACGCGGGTGATAATAAAATTGAATGTAAATACTGTCACTCTTCTGCGAGAGTAAGTAAGACTGCCGGTATTCCTTCGTTGAATGTTTGTATGAATTGTCATAAAAATATTTCTGAATTCCAGGGTGACAAAGATTCTTCATATGTTGACTATTCGAAAGAGTTTTACACTGCTGAAATCCAGAAGTTATACGATGCTGTGGGATGGGATAAAAACACACAGAGTTATACTGGTAAAGTTAAGCCGGTAAAATGGGTTCGTGTTCACAATCTTCCGGATTTCGTTTACTTCAACCACTCTCAACACGTATCTGTTGCTGGAGTAGAGTGTCAGAAATGTCACGGTAAAGTTGAGACTTTTGAAATCATGAAACAGGATCAGCCGTTGACTATGGGATGGTGTGTTAACTGTCACAGAGAAACAGATGTAAAAGTAGAGGGTAACGAATACTACGCGAAAATTCACGAAGAACTTTCTAAAAAATACGGTGTAGACAAATTGACAGCTGCACAAATGGGAGGTTTAGAATGTGGTAAGTGTCACTATTAA